Proteins from a genomic interval of Colletes latitarsis isolate SP2378_abdomen chromosome 12, iyColLati1, whole genome shotgun sequence:
- the Wg gene encoding wnt family member 1 wingless has protein sequence MRLWVIVGALAVAIHASIAEIARNKNRGRGSMWWGIAKAGEPNNFLPMSPASLHMDPTVYATLRRKQRKLARENPGVLMAVARGANQAIAECQHQFRNRRWNCSTKNFLRGKNLFGKIVDRGCRETAFIYAITSAAVTHSIARACSEGSIQSCSCDYTHQSRAPSASRDWEWGGCSDNIGYGFKFSREFVDTGERGRNLREKMNLHNNEAGRAHVSSEMREECKCHGMSGSCTVKTCWMRLPNFRVVGDNLKDRFDGASRVMVSNSDRVRGNGNAIVSNSASNSVHGHRDGLGRRHRYNFQLKPYNPEHKPPGPKDLVYLEPSPPFCEKNPKLGILGTHGRQCNDTSIGVDGCDLMCCGRGYKTQEVTVVERCACIFHWCCEVKCQLCRFKKTIHTCL, from the exons GGGAATCGCGAAGGCTGGCGAGCCAAACAATTTTTTGCCGATGTCTCCGGCCTCCCTGCACATGGACCCGACCGTCTACGCGACCTTGAGGAGAAAGCAGAGGAAACTGGCCAGGGAAAACCCGGGGGTGCTGATGGCCGTCGCCAGGGGCGCGAACCAGGCGATCGCGGAGTGCCAGCATCAGTTTCGTAACCGTCGATGGAACTGCTCCACCAAGAATTTCCTCCGTGGGAAAAATCTCTTTGGCAAGATCGTCGACAGAG GTTGTCGCGAGACCGCCTTCATCTACGCCATCACGAGCGCGGCGGTGACTCACAGCATCGCGAGAgcgtgcagcgagggcagcatcCAGTCGTGTTCCTGCGACTATACCCACCAATCGCGCGCACCATCCGCGTCGCGGGACTGGGAATGGGGTGGCTGTTCGGACAACATCGGCTACGGCTTCAAGTTCTCCCGCGAGTTCGTCGATACGGGCGAGCGCGGGCGTAACCTGCGCGAGAAGATGAATCTGCACAACAACGAGGCAGGCAGAGCG CACGTGTCGTCGGAGATGAGGGAGGAGTGCAAGTGCCACGGAATGTCCGGCTCGTGCACGGTGAAGACTTGCTGGATGAGGCTGCCCAACTTCCGCGTGGTGGGCGACAACCTGAAGGACCGTTTCGACGGAGCGTCGCGAGTGATGGTCAGCAACTCGGACCGCGTCCGTGGGAACGGGAACGCGATTGTCAGCAACTCGGCCAGCAATTCTGTGCACGGCCACAGGGACGGGCTGGGCCGTCGACACAGGTACAACTTCCAGCTGAAGCCCTACAACCCTGAGCACAAGCCTCCAGGTCCCAAGGATCTCGTTTACTTGGAACCGTCGCCGCCATTCTGCGAGAAGAACCCAAAGTTGGGTATTCTGGGCACCCACGGCAGACAGTGCAACGATACCAGCATCGGCGTGGACGGCTGCGACTTGATGTGCTGCGGCAGGGGCTACAAGACCCAGGAGGTGACCGTCGTCGAGAGATGCGCTTGCATCTTCCACTGGTGCTGCGAGGTCAAGTGTCAGCTCTGCAGGTTCAAGAAGACTATACACACGTGCCTCTAG